The DNA region aaaaccattccaggtgacaacctcttgaagctcatggagagaacgccaagagtgtgcaaagcagtatttagagcagagggtggctattttgaagaaactagaatataaaacatgttttcagataTTTCACCTTTTCTTCTTAagcacataactccacgtgttcattcatagttttgatgtgacaatctacaatgtaaatagtcatgaaaataaagaaaacgcattgaatgagaaggtgtgttctatatatacgtcaaaatgccaaatatcgacgCCGATAATAGGTCGATCTCTAGTTTTTATGACTTATAAAGTGCTACCTCATCGTTTTTCTGCTCATCTTTGTCCAGCGGCTTCACCACAGCGGGAGTTTGTTCCGTGGCAGGCAGATAGCTCTTGTTGTTGACGGCTTCAAACAGCTTGTCCACAAATTGCTGGGTTTCTAGAAGAACCAcatcaacacaaaaaaaaacaaaacagatcaAACGAGAACTTGAATCAAGAATTACTACCACAGATTTGCTAGTTACCTTTCTGAAGAAAGACGTCCAACTGGTCAATACACAAGGCTTTGAGTTCATTCTCAGTCTTGTCTTTCTTCACCAGGGCAACAACATACTTGGCCAGGGCTGAAGGGTCTGCTTCGCAGCTGCAGGAGCAGAACATCCATGTCAAAGCAGGTAACCAGGAGGAAGATGCACCATTAATCCACGTGGAGGTTTTAATCAGTGCGATAAATAACCACCGGAGGCTGAAGTTGTGTTTCCAAACATGttggccaatcagaattgttgagcgcgtttgttcgtctctcgcttcaaacagggagaaagatGTCTCACTCGGCGtgtatttaacagtagaattaactgaacgcagtgagccctcttttttgTTATTTACAATCTTTGTCAGGGTTGGGGGTGCCAACTTTACACACAGACAGCCAGCCTTGCCACTCGCCAGTGAGAAGTACCGCAAAGTAACAATTTAGgaggaaaaaaaatatgattgcaattagggctgcaacaactaatcgattaaatcgattataaaaatagttggttattaatttagtcatcgatttgttggaactatgctgtgcgcatgcgcggaggctttttttaaattttatttaaaaaattttttattttttttttataaacctttatttataaactgcaacatttacaaacagctgagaaacaataatcaatataagtacaaaaacagtacaaaacagcgccaggacggcgctgaggctacgtctcatgaggtggaggtaagctagccaatgatgtgtcatgtgcagctcacgtgaccacgccgtctggaaacatttgaaaaatggcgcaggaaaacagtaccgatagtttagcggagaaacatcttgaggttattacttcaatggagaaaattgtacaacctaagtcgtcaaaagtgtgggaacactttactttaaagacttcaaagaagagcgtttcctgcaagatggcacggaagtacaacattgcttcaggagcacctgaaaaggaaacatgttggagccatggatgaagggaagaactcacagtacgtaactttttaagtccatagtggcaacaagcattcatgagttcagcttttttgtaagtaactttaacgttatgcctttgttgcaacgcggggctgataatgtgtctccggcacatttgactccgttttgagagagaaaacgcacggttaccaatttggaaataaacgtaacggacagaaatatctcaggttggtttcataatggatcaatgtagccgggccgataaagctatataaatatatttagatttgagtgacgctttagtataactaaacgttatgaaggtgctggaatatttcatgctattattcagaggcagcctaaaatgaatcctttattattcacaacagaaaagtgtacaatatctgattcagttctgatgagttacatttctgagttattattggtgtatgctgcacccccaatgtccacaacatggtgccagtatgctggtttttttcaataaaatactggaaaggatagaaatgtagtttgtctcttttatccgattattaatcgattaatcgaataaataatcgacaaattaatcgattatcaaattaatcgttagttgcagccctaattgcaatgcaaatgtcccgttgtggtaatatttcaaattggatgggcaatatgagcccatcaacacggcgTGATGGCAACAGACAAAAAGACAACATTGTTTTTTCAACTGGGAAGAAAAAGCACtttaagatcttcaatatttattCAAATTTAAATTGTATCTTACAGAAATGAGTtcatgtaaatgttttgttttatttaatataaaaacattATTAACCTTCCATACAGTACAGttgtaaacaattctacagtaatgagaaataaaatatacccttttaaatggttacttcaattattattatatattatgattacattataaacactgtacaGTTTATAtcgcttatttcttttgtttaagagcatgatgtagacaaaaaaaCTGAGTGACTGCATAAATATTTCTTTACGTAAatgattgcatattgttctaatgtgtggcaccttaagACAAAAAATATGTTGAGTGAGTCTAAAAGTAACACGTCTTCCTTCACACAATATTTTCACAgttttatacatttatatgtataaaatatacaatCACAATCTTGTAGAGAACAAGTTATTGACATATGAATGGTCAAAGTCGTTCCCGTATTTTGGCAGAATTAGACAGTTGTTGGCAATTATGTAGATCATGCAGAGTTTAAAATAAGAGTGAGTAGCATTGTAGCTGACAGCTAACTATTCTAGTTATATGGCTTTCAATTAGAGTGAGTAGAGTTTTGGCAAACTATTCTATTTACATGGGCTCCAATAAGAGTGACTAGCATTGTAGCTAACAGCTAAGTATTATACTTATTTCGGCTCCAATAAGAGTGAGTAGCATTGTAGCTAAAAGCTAAGTATTCTACTTATTTCGGCTCCAATAAGAGTGAGTAGCATTGTAGCTAAGAGATAACTATTCTATATAGTTGGACTCTAAAAATTGTAAGCAACATATCTAGCAGCTAACATATAAACACATCTTTATGGATTTGTTTTACCATATGACAAAAagataatttaattatttttattttattttataaatggggGCGGCTGACAACTTATGCCTTTAcaaaaaaattctgaaaatgatttactatttatttttccaaaaacgAGTTATTTTGgtgccaaaataaaaaataaaaaatatttttcttttattattattattattatttgttttccaTCTAAATATAAAGTCAATGAAATAATCTAAAATGGGAAATAAATTAGCCAGAGgattttagtaagaaaataaaaacacatcTTTATGGATTTTGGTACCaaatgaaaaatatataatttaattgtTTCTTTTTTCATTTGATTTGATAAATCAGAAATTTTTTGtcgttaatgatttttttttcttaaaaaacaaaacgatttagtattttttttccataaaacgaGTTATTTCCAtgccaaaataaaacatttaaaaatattttattaattcatttattattatttcttatctTTATTTAAAATATCTGCAATCTGAATACAAATTCagttaaataattattaaaatggGAAATAATTGAGCCACATGATTTTAATGAAACATAAAGAGCATACATAAGCTCCGAAAATAGTGAGTAGCGTTGAAGCTAACTATTCTACTTACTTGGGCTCCAATCAGAGTAGCATTGTAACTAAAAGCTAACTATTCCACTTACTTGGTCTCCAATCAGAGTAGCATTGTAGCTAAAAGCTAACTATTCCACTTACTTGGTCTCCAATCAGAGTAGCATTGTAGCTAAAAGCTAACTATTCCACTTACTTGGGCTCCCAAAATAGAGAGTGGCGTTGTAGTGTCTCAGCTAACAATTCTACTAACATGGGCTCTAGTAAGAGTAAGTAGTGTTGTAGCTATCAGTTAACTATTCCACATACTAGGGCTCCAAAAATAGTGTGTAGCATTGTAGCTTACAGCTAAGAATTCTACTTAAATTGGCTCTAACAAGTGTGAGTAGCGTTGTAGCTCACTATTTTACTTACATGGGCTCTAATAAGATAAATAAGTGATAAGTGTAATAAGATAAATAAGTGATAAGTGTAATAAGACAAATAAGTGATAAGTGTAATAAGATAAATACGTGATAAGtctaataagataaatacatgatAAGTCTAATAGGATAAATAAGTGATAAGTCTAATAAGATAAATAAGTGATAAGTCTAATAAGTGAGTAGCATTGTAGCTAACAGCTAAGTGTTCTACTTACATGGGctctaataaaataaataagagataagtgtaataAGATAAATAAGTGATAAGTCTAATAAGTAAGTAGCATTGTAGCTTACAGCTAAGCGTTCAACTTACATGGGCTCTAATAAGATAAATAAGTGATAAGTCTAATAAGATAAATAAGTGATGTCTAATGAAATAAATAAGTGATAAGTCTAATAAGATCAAATAAGTGATAagcggtagaaactggatggatagatggaagtctaataaaataaataagtgaTAAGTCTAATAAGTAAGTAGCGTTGTAGCTAACAGCTAAGTGTTCTACTTACATGGGCTCTAATAAGATAAATAAGTGATAAGTCTAATAAGATAAATAAGTGATAAGTCTAATAAGATAAATAAGTGATAAGTCTAGTAAGTGAGTAGCATTATAGCTAACAGCTAAGTCTTCTACTTACATGGGCTCTAAAAAGATAAATAAGTGATAAGTCTAATAAGATAAATAAGTCTAATAAGATAAATAAGTGATAAGTCTAAGAAGATAAATAAGTGTAATAAGATAAATAAGTGATAAGTGTAATAAGATAAATAAGTGATATGTCCAATAAGATTAATAAGTGATAAGTGTAATAACATAAATAAGTGATAAGTGTAATAAGATAAATAAGTGATCAGTCTAATAAGATAAATATGTTTAAGTCTAATAAGATAAATaagtgattgattgatcgattgaattgattgattgaaacttgtattagtagattgcacagttcagtacatattccgtacaattgaccacaaaatggtaacaccccaataagtttttcaacttgtttaagtcggggttcacgtaatcaattcatggtacaaatatatactatcttcataatacagtcatcacacaagttaatcatcagagtatatacattgaattatttacattatttacaatctggggggtgggatgaggagggtttggttgataacagcacttcagtcatcaacaattgcatcatcagagaaatgggcattgaaacagtgtaggtctgacttggtaggatatgtacagcgagcagagaacagtgagttcagatagcataagaacaaggaTATacattagaacagtggttcttaacctgggttcgatggaaccctaggggttcggcggaggtcaaaacacacccgactcatcgtgtaaataaaacttctccctatcggcgtattacggatacggcaacagcagaagtcagactgatttgcaggtgtgtcatttgttgtgagtttatgcactgtgttggttttgttgtttgaacaaggtgatgttcatgcacgcttcattttgtgcaccagtaaaaaacatggtaacactttagtatggggaacatattcaccattaattagttgcttattaacatgcaaattagtaacatattggctcttaactagtcattattaagtacttattaatgccttaatcggcatggcctcattataaccctaaccctaaccaaataactctaaattatgtcttttgttacttagaatatgttcccgtagtgtccaaaaaactctaaattaaaggcctactgaaagccgctactaccgaccacgcagtctgatagtttatatatcaatgatgaaatcttaacattgcaacacatgccaatacggccgggttagattagtaaagtgcaatttttaatttctcgcaaaatatcctgctgaaaacgtctcggtatgatgacgtttgcgcgtgacgtcacggattgtagcggacattttgggacagcattgtggccagctattaagtcatctgttttcatcgcaaacttccacagtattctggacatctgtgttggtgaatcttttgcaatttgtttaatgaacaatggagacagcaaagaagaaagctgtaggtgggaagcggtgtattagcggccggctgcagcaacacaaacacgtagccggtgtttcattgtttacattcccgaaatatgacagtcaagctttaccattggcctgtggagaactgggacaacagagactcttaccaggaggactttgagttggatagcagacgcggtgccgtgagtacgtacgcagctgcggcttccaaacatttgatcgcttgcccgtgcgtgcatgccgctatgtgcatgtcacgtacgtaactttggggaaatatatgtgatgtatgaactttgcggaggtgaacggtactttgggctgtgggattgagtgtgttgtgcgggtgtttgatttgtattggcgggttatatggacgggaggggggaggtgtttgttatgcgggattcatttgtggcatattaaatataagcctggttgagttgtggctaatagagtatatatatgtcttgtgtttatttactgttttagtcattaccagctgaatatcaggtcccacccgcctctcacagcattttccctatctgaatagcttccactgccctctaatccttcactctcactttcctcatccacaaatctttcatcctcgctcaaattattggggaaatcgtcgctttctcggtccgaatcgctgtcgctgcttgtggccatgattgtaaacaatgtgcagatttgaggagctccacaacatgtgacgtcacgctaattccggtacaggcaagacttttttttatcagcgaccaaaagttgcgaactttatcgtcaatgttctctactaaatcctttcagcaaaaatatggcaatgtcgcgaaatgatcaagtatgacacatagaatggacctgctatccccgtttaaataagaaaatctaatttcagtaggcctttaaaggcctactgaaagccactactagcgaccacacagtctgatagtttatatatcaatgatgaaatattaacattgcaacacatgccaatacggccgggttaatttataaagtgcaattttaaatttcccgctaaacttccggttgaaaacgtctatgtatgatgacgtatgcgcgtaacgtcaatcgttgaaacggaagtattcggacaccactgtatccaatacaaaaagctctgttttcatcgcaaaattccacagtattctggacatctgtgttggtgaatcttttgcaatttgtttaatgaacaatggagactgcaaagaagaaagctgtaggtgggatcggtgtattagcggctggctgcagcaacacaaccaggaggactttgacttggatagcagacacgctatccaacgctagccgccgaccgcatcgatgatcgggtgaagtcctttgtcgctccgtcgatcgctggaacgcaggtgagcacgggtgttgatgagctggctggcgtaggtggatagctaatgtttttagcatagctctgtgaggtcccgtagctaagttagcttcaatggcgtcgttagcaacagcattgttaagcttcgccagcctggaaagcattaaccgtgtagttacatgtccatgatttaatagtattgttgattttctgtctatccttccagtcaggggtttatttattttgtttctatctgcagttaagcccgatgctatcacgttagcttcgtagctaaagtgcttcgccgatgtattgtcgtggagataaaagtcactgtgaatgtccatttctcgttctcgactctcattttcaagaggatatagtatccgaggtgttttagaatacaaatccgtgatccacaatagaaaaaggagaaagtgtggaatccaatgagcccttgtacctaagttacggtcagagcgaaaaaagatacgtcctgcactgcactctagtccttcactctcacgttcctcatccacgaatcttccatcctcgctcaaattaatggggtaatcgtcgctttctcggtccgaatcgttctcgctgctggtgtaaacaatggggaaatgtgaggagcctttcaacctgcgacgtcacgctacttccggtacaggcaaggctttttttttatcagcgaccaaaagttgcaaactttatcgtcgatgttctctactaaatcctttcagcaaaaatatggcaatatcgcgaaatgatcaggtatgacatagaatggatctgctatccccgtttaaataaaataaacaatttcagtaggcctttaagtctttgttatttagaatatgttccccatactatagtgttaccaaaaacatataactttgtcttgaatttgaaaaaaaaaaacattttatttttcactaaagaaaggtTTGGTGAATATTGGCggaatatgaaactggtggggttcggtacctccaacaaggttaagaaccactgcgttagaaatacatgttaatatttacatttggttatttacaatccggggatgtGGAAGGGTGAGGGTGATAAGTGTAATAAGATAAATAAGTGATAAGTGTAATAAGATAAATgagtgtaataaaataaatacgtgATAAGTGTAATAAGATAAATGAGTGTTGTACTTACATGGGCTCCAGTGTTTGGGACAGCCATGTTTTCAAAGCATCCAGATTTTCAATGATCATTTTAGATCAAGCTGAAACTTTGGAGGCACCACGGCCAGAGTCGACGCTACCTGGAGGGACTACTATATGCGCAGGCCTGGGAGAATTACACGAAGCAGGCCTGGAAGAATGTCACACATTAAAGGAAGTAAGTCTGTAAGAATGTCAGACATTAAACGGAGTAAGTTAGGTAAGTTAGAGTTTAGCTGCAAGTTAGCGGCAACTAGGCTGGCTAAGCGCAGGTTGCAGGCCTCAAACGTGCTATCGAGCTCTGCCGGTTTAATCGCTCCAGAGCCACGTCTGCGGTGCACCTGCGAGTCAAGCCGTTATAGCAGCTTGACGGTCAATTGGAATTAAAAAGAATGATTTAAAAGGCGAACAAATGCGCGTTGAACTTGTCACTTTATTGACGCTCCTCGCTAGCTAACGTGCCAACCTGACTATTTACTTCCGCTTGTGATCTCGTCGGCAACTCTCGCGAGACTAATGTTAAAGCAGCGTgacgtggtgtgtgtgtgtgcgtcatcACTGTGGGACACGACAGCGTTGGAAGCAAAgtttcaaaatgacttaaaaagaaATGATTAACGTTTTTTTCGAACACATTTTTAGTGCTGAATGTTTTTGTTGTGTAAATGATTTGTTCGTCTTCCATCTAAATATAAAGTCaatgaataaatattttaaaatgggaAATAATTTAGCCACGTGATTTTATTAAAACATAACAACGCATCTTTATGGATTTTTTTAACCATATGACCAAAAGATAATgtgattatttgtatttattttttataaatggggcGGCTGACAACTTATgcctttactataaaaaaaattcagaaaatgatttagtttattttttattttcaaaaatgaGTTATTTCGGTGCCAAAATTAAAAATCTATCTttctgttttattattattattaatattattattattattatttgttttccaTCTGAATATAAAGTCAATGAAATAATCTAGAATGGGAAATAAATGAGCCAGAGgattttagtaagaaaataagaacacATCTTTATGGATTTTTGTACCAAATGACAAAAGTataatttaaatattaatttttttaatttgatttgataAATGGGGGCATCTGACACCTTTTGTCTTTAAtgggttttttttccaaaaaaacgtAACGATTTAATaggttttttttcacaaaacaaGTTATTTCCTagccaaaataaaaaataaaaaaaacaattattaattccatccatccatacatcttcttccgcttatccgaggtcgggtcgcgggggcagcagcctaagcagggaagccaagacttccctctccccagccacttcgtccagctcctcccggggaattattaattaatttattattatttcttatctttcaggtgactacctcttgaagctcacggagagaatgccaagagtgtgcaaagcagtaatcagagcaaagggtggctattttgaaggaactagaatataaaacatcttttcagttatttcaccttttttttggttaagtacataactccacatgtgttcattcctagttttgatgtgacaatctgcaatgtaaatagtcatgaaaataaagaaaacacttggaatgaggaggtgtgtccaaacttttggcctgtattgtatattttcctgtcaaaatggaaagaaggaATAGATTCAGTAAGAAAAGATCAAGTACTTTATTGCTACATATTGTTTCCAGGCGTTTAAAATGAGGAGTTTGACACATCTGGATTGACATAATCTAATGGATTATGTAAACGGCTGTGGGTCTGAATCAGGGGGAAAAGTCAACTAGATGAAAACAACAATTTGTCCACATTGCTACACCAAGTCTGAGTAAAACCTCAGTAAAACAGAAGGATGAGTTCCCACAAaaacgcaggggtcggcaacccaaaatgttgaaagagccatattggaccaaaaatacaaaaacaaatctgtctggagccgcaaaaaattaaaagccatattacatacagatagtgtgtcatgagatataaattgaattaagatgacttaaaggaaaccaaaTGAGCTCAaacatagctacaaatgaggcataatgatgcaatatgtacatatagctagcctaaatatcatgttagcatcgattagctagcattaatgcagtgaccaaatatgtctgaatagcactccacacaagtcaataacatccacaaaactcacctttgtgccttcacgcacaacgtttacagtgtggtggacaaaatgagacaggaaaagaagtggcataaaacacgtcctagaaagtcggagaaagttatacatggaaacaaactgcggtgagttcaaggaccgccaaaattagtcggacaaaacggcgctcgccaaatactcgaatcagtgagggatgtttaatataaacagtgtgctttataacaattagggaggtttgtgtcatgtttgtcttcctacagaaaccatattaaaacaaaaaatatatgttttcccctcatctttttccatttttcatacatttttcaaaaagctccagagagccactagggcggcgctaaagagccgcatgcggggttgccgacccctgaactagtcaTACATGAACAGTACAGTTGGTCAGAATATGAAGAAGATCCCTCCCTAGTTGTTCCTGTCGGTGAACTGCAGGTGGATGGGGTCTGCAGGGCACAGGAGGCCGTGCGTTTTGGCCTTGACGTCGGCGGAGAGCGCAGACGTGCCGATGTGGAACCTCTGAACCAGCTGGGCAAAAAACACATGAAGTATGAATGCCACCTTTTGGAACAGCGGGGTTTAGTCCTTACCCGAGTCAGGACCAGGTGCATCTCCAGCTCCGCTATCCTCTTGCCGATGCAACTCCTGATGCCGTAGCCGAAGGGAATGGAGCCAAAGTTGTCCACGCGATCCGAGGAGTCCTTTCGGATCCAGCGATCCGGCCGGAAGTCCAAGGCGTCGGCGAAGTTCTCCTCTTCCAGGGAAGTGGAGTAGTGACACAGGGCCAACTGAGTCTGGCAAAGATGGGGGACCAGTGAGAACTGGAGCTGCTAAACCTTTTGGCTCGGTACAAAACAGCAAAGTATTAAACCCACGCCAACCGTACCCCTTTGGGGATGAAGTATCCGCCCACCACCAGGTCGTCCTGGGTGATCCGGCCATTGCCAGGGAGAACTGGAAAAAGCCTGACAAAAAGACAATACAATTATATTATAGACCAAAGTTCAACAATAGTACTAAAGTTCAACAAGAGGACTAAAGTTCAACAATAGGACTAAAGTTCAACAATGAAGTTCAACAATAGGACTAAAGTTCAACAATAAAGTTCAACAATAGTACTAAAGTTCAACAATAAAGTTCAACAATAAAGTTCAACAATAGGACTAAAGTTCAACAATAGGACTAAAGTTCAACAATAAAGTTCAACAATAGTACTAAAGTTCAACAATAGGACTAACGTTCAACAATAGTACTAACGTTCAACAATAGGACTCAATTTCAACAATAGTACTAAAGTTCAATAATAGGACTAAAGTTCAACAATAGGACCAAAGTTCATCAATAGGACTAAATTTCAACAATAGGACTAAAGTTCAACAATAGTACAAAAATTCAACAATAGTACTAAAGTTCAACAATAGGACTAACGTTCAACAATAGTACTAACGTTCAACAATAGGACTAAAGTTCAACAATAGTACTAAAGTTCAATAATAGGACTAAAGTTCAACAATAGGACCAA from Entelurus aequoreus isolate RoL-2023_Sb linkage group LG02, RoL_Eaeq_v1.1, whole genome shotgun sequence includes:
- the LOC133665167 gene encoding cytochrome P450 27C1-like, producing MTSFRRTVSAAGVCSPSILRNTLISPQSMKAAPHSTCVSFQTSFTLSWASYLLARHPEIQEQIYAEVERTLGPRAVATADDVPRLPLIRGLVKETLRLFPVLPGNGRITQDDLVVGGYFIPKGTQLALCHYSTSLEEENFADALDFRPDRWIRKDSSDRVDNFGSIPFGYGIRSCIGKRIAELEMHLVLTRLVQRFHIGTSALSADVKAKTHGLLCPADPIHLQFTDRNN